A DNA window from Altererythrobacter sp. B11 contains the following coding sequences:
- a CDS encoding TonB-dependent receptor → MITFQTLLVRASVAAIAVSAVTPAIAQEQAPVETSADDATSGVNDIVVTAQFRSQRLQDTPIAITAMDSAMMEARSYTTVTDLTNSAPNVVLKPTTSAFGPGAAIYVRGVGQADTNFAYEPGVGLYVDDVYHGTVFGSQLDLLDLERVEILRGPQGTLAGKNSIGGAVKLFTKKPSGEGGFIEATTGSFDRLDFRGAADFSIVPDKVYVRVSGATRSKEGYLDRLDFGCVNPNNGVFPRSAAAGKDCVIGHEGGTKYTAGRIALRWIATDDIEVNLAASRLVDDSEPSATKLLAISVSPVLTPGVPDRSVFITGAEDYSNYATYTTPAFTDAGGTHDTVVWQPNTRLRTWEASGTVDWNLGPDLALKSITSYQSISGRYGTDFDTTPFGINTGNTTNRHHQFTQEVRLNGTSLSDLLEWTVGGFYYKATSYIEGGSIIAPGAAFSSVFYSDDTIPARSISGFAHATVHVTDRLNLTGGIRYTDDRKDYRFRRLNPFDPSETSYTAQRLIDGAEGNFRGKRWDYRANIDYRLTDDLMVYAQFSTGFRGGGVNPRPFVIEQVVPFQPESLDAYEVGFKSDLFGRAVRLNASAFINNYKDIIFSNTAPTVVNGVVLTPQNATPTNAGDARFKGFEAELTAKPIDHLSIDGSVSYLDFQLTRLGAEGATIAGVTIDSIAPFVTEWKVSAGAQYDFLIGRAGTLTPRIDMAYQSSFFTNADNNPASLVPAYTMLNGRVTWRSYDEDWTVSLAVTNLTDKFYYQNKTRLPIGLVIGTPGAPREWSLTVRRAF, encoded by the coding sequence GTGATCACGTTCCAGACTCTGCTTGTGCGCGCCAGCGTCGCTGCAATCGCCGTATCCGCCGTCACGCCTGCCATCGCGCAGGAACAGGCGCCGGTGGAGACTTCGGCAGACGATGCAACTTCGGGCGTCAACGATATCGTTGTGACGGCCCAGTTTCGGTCCCAGCGCCTTCAGGATACGCCGATCGCAATCACGGCGATGGATAGCGCCATGATGGAGGCGCGCAGCTACACCACGGTAACCGATCTAACCAACAGCGCCCCCAACGTCGTCCTGAAACCTACGACATCGGCCTTCGGCCCCGGCGCGGCGATCTATGTTCGCGGTGTCGGTCAAGCGGATACCAATTTCGCTTATGAGCCGGGCGTCGGCCTCTATGTCGATGACGTGTATCATGGCACTGTGTTTGGGTCTCAGCTCGATCTGCTCGATCTTGAGCGGGTCGAAATTCTCCGCGGCCCGCAGGGCACCCTGGCCGGCAAGAACTCGATCGGCGGTGCGGTGAAGCTGTTCACCAAGAAGCCGTCAGGTGAAGGCGGCTTCATCGAAGCGACGACGGGGAGCTTCGACCGGCTCGATTTTCGCGGAGCAGCCGACTTCAGCATCGTACCGGACAAGGTGTATGTGCGCGTGTCGGGCGCAACGCGGAGCAAGGAAGGCTATCTCGACCGGCTGGATTTTGGCTGCGTCAATCCGAACAACGGTGTGTTCCCGCGCTCTGCAGCGGCCGGCAAGGATTGCGTGATTGGTCATGAAGGCGGCACCAAATACACCGCCGGGCGTATCGCCCTGCGGTGGATCGCCACCGATGACATCGAGGTCAACTTGGCGGCCAGCCGATTGGTGGACGATTCTGAACCCAGCGCGACGAAGTTGCTGGCCATCTCCGTATCGCCCGTGCTCACGCCGGGCGTTCCGGACCGCAGCGTCTTCATCACGGGAGCTGAGGATTACTCCAACTACGCGACTTACACGACGCCGGCCTTCACCGATGCCGGCGGCACGCATGACACTGTCGTATGGCAACCGAACACCCGCCTGCGCACCTGGGAAGCGTCTGGTACGGTCGACTGGAATCTGGGGCCGGACCTCGCCCTCAAGTCCATCACCTCCTACCAGAGCATTTCTGGGCGCTATGGCACGGACTTCGACACCACGCCCTTCGGCATCAACACCGGGAACACCACCAACCGCCATCATCAGTTCACGCAGGAAGTCCGCCTGAACGGCACTAGCCTGTCAGACCTGCTCGAATGGACGGTGGGCGGTTTCTACTACAAGGCTACCAGCTACATCGAGGGCGGCAGCATCATTGCCCCGGGCGCTGCGTTCTCTTCGGTATTTTATTCCGACGATACCATCCCGGCGCGCAGCATATCTGGTTTCGCGCATGCCACAGTGCATGTCACCGATCGGCTCAATCTGACGGGCGGGATACGCTACACCGACGACAGGAAGGATTACCGCTTCCGCCGCCTGAACCCGTTTGATCCGAGCGAGACAAGCTATACCGCTCAGCGACTGATTGATGGTGCGGAAGGCAATTTCCGCGGCAAACGATGGGATTATCGGGCCAATATCGACTATCGCCTGACCGACGATCTGATGGTCTATGCGCAATTCTCCACGGGCTTCCGCGGTGGCGGCGTCAACCCCCGCCCCTTCGTGATCGAGCAGGTCGTTCCGTTCCAACCGGAATCGCTCGATGCCTATGAGGTTGGGTTCAAGAGCGATCTGTTTGGCCGGGCAGTGAGATTGAACGCCTCAGCCTTCATCAACAATTACAAGGATATCATATTCTCCAACACTGCGCCGACAGTAGTCAACGGGGTCGTCCTCACGCCGCAGAATGCAACGCCGACCAATGCGGGAGACGCACGCTTCAAGGGATTCGAGGCCGAACTCACTGCGAAGCCGATCGACCACCTCTCGATCGACGGGAGCGTCAGCTATCTCGACTTCCAGTTGACCCGGCTGGGCGCGGAAGGTGCCACGATCGCAGGGGTGACGATCGACTCCATCGCGCCGTTCGTCACCGAATGGAAGGTAAGTGCCGGTGCGCAATACGATTTCCTGATCGGGCGGGCGGGCACGCTGACGCCGCGTATCGACATGGCATACCAGTCTTCGTTCTTTACGAACGCCGACAACAATCCGGCCTCGCTGGTGCCGGCATATACGATGCTCAACGGCCGGGTGACCTGGCGATCCTATGATGAGGACTGGACGGTCTCGCTTGCGGTCACGAACCTGACCGACAAATTCTATTACCAGAATAAGACCCGCCTCCCGATCGGGCTGGTTATCGGCACTCCTGGCGCTCCTCGGGAATGGTCGCTCACGGTGCGGCGGGCGTTCTGA
- a CDS encoding LysR family transcriptional regulator — MATIRQMEVFLAVVREGGFRRAADALEISEASVSKQIKALERVCGAALFRRAAGKSPALTEEGQQTLAVANEAVLLQRKMRSCAKPSMEDRELEFITRPYFFQTFIKPNIATIIEELRPSNVRFTILESTSEILSRLISNRKSFAIVRMYAQSHERISFSQLKEARASIYIPAALHPLYMSGSLALKDIPSVTPSFNHDLNEICMREINARSMNDVLIQAQVFTEQIIEEALTKGAKTFLLDHHAREAVASGKIVKIENEDTKFWVTFACAKDSSDDMHGRVLSVAKRIIKNHTF, encoded by the coding sequence TTGGCGACGATCCGACAGATGGAAGTGTTTCTGGCGGTGGTGAGGGAAGGGGGATTCCGCCGTGCCGCTGATGCTCTGGAGATAAGCGAAGCATCTGTGAGCAAGCAAATCAAGGCATTGGAACGGGTCTGTGGCGCTGCGTTGTTCAGGCGGGCGGCTGGAAAGTCTCCGGCTCTTACGGAAGAGGGCCAGCAAACACTCGCAGTTGCAAATGAAGCGGTCCTTTTGCAGCGAAAGATGCGCTCGTGTGCGAAGCCTTCAATGGAGGACCGCGAGCTGGAATTCATTACACGGCCGTATTTCTTTCAAACCTTCATCAAGCCTAACATCGCAACAATCATCGAGGAGTTGCGGCCTAGCAATGTCAGGTTTACGATTTTGGAGTCAACGTCCGAAATATTGAGCAGACTGATATCTAACAGAAAATCTTTTGCGATTGTGAGGATGTACGCCCAGAGTCACGAAAGGATCAGCTTTTCGCAACTCAAAGAAGCGCGGGCTTCGATATACATTCCGGCGGCGTTGCATCCCCTGTATATGAGCGGTTCTTTAGCACTCAAGGACATTCCCTCGGTCACGCCGAGCTTCAATCACGATTTGAATGAGATTTGCATGAGGGAGATCAACGCCAGGAGTATGAACGATGTTCTGATCCAGGCGCAGGTTTTTACCGAGCAAATCATAGAGGAAGCCCTGACGAAGGGCGCAAAGACCTTCCTCTTGGATCACCATGCGCGCGAGGCTGTCGCGAGTGGAAAGATCGTGAAGATTGAAAATGAAGATACCAAATTCTGGGTGACTTTTGCATGCGCTAAGGACAGTTCCGATGACATGCACGGAAGAGTTCTGAGCGTGGCGAAACGCATCATCAAGAACCACACATTTTGA
- a CDS encoding carbohydrate porin, producing the protein MTVSILHGARGGADAPGLPARMAAALIAAAALALPSPADAQTTQDKDTSTVSDPQQPLQPALPTPGSQEVEPFQPFADAGITLALNYTGEAAANPIGGLRQSAAYAGQVYVGADLDMDRIAGIGGATIHAAVTNRHGESLSALAIGNNTSVQEIFGTQNTHLAILTWEQQLLNGRLTVEAGKSQANIHFLNSPLYCNFQSNAVCGNPTFVFKNSNFTYFPASSWMAQAKTRIGRDFHVHAGIYEVNPERKRPDDNGFTFNLRGATGYIVPWEVEYRPADLGGTGLPGSYIIGGWIDRGDYADPLLDDAGGIAILSGRAPATRKGRSGIYFRAQQQVTGQGGDDPRGLSLFGVAMTNLSGRVELSHFLDFGIVQTGTFAGRDRDTIGFVISDQRFSDLAMERMRSARVAAGGDSDINRHQYMLELAYGVHLTSAIRVSPNIQYILHPDQTGAPERTRDIRDALVLGFKFTIDAPTLLGR; encoded by the coding sequence ATGACCGTATCCATCCTTCACGGCGCCCGTGGCGGCGCCGACGCCCCCGGCTTGCCTGCGCGAATGGCTGCGGCGCTGATCGCTGCCGCCGCGCTCGCCCTGCCCTCGCCCGCGGACGCCCAGACGACGCAGGACAAGGACACCAGTACGGTTTCCGACCCGCAGCAACCGTTACAGCCGGCCTTGCCCACACCCGGATCGCAAGAAGTCGAGCCTTTCCAGCCCTTCGCTGATGCGGGTATCACCCTTGCGCTGAACTATACCGGCGAAGCGGCCGCCAATCCCATCGGCGGTCTGCGGCAAAGCGCGGCCTATGCTGGGCAGGTCTATGTCGGTGCGGATCTGGACATGGACCGGATTGCCGGCATCGGCGGCGCGACCATCCATGCGGCGGTGACCAACCGGCACGGGGAAAGCCTGTCCGCGCTGGCGATCGGCAACAACACGTCGGTGCAGGAAATCTTCGGTACGCAGAATACCCATCTCGCCATCCTCACCTGGGAACAGCAATTGCTGAACGGCCGCCTGACGGTGGAAGCGGGCAAGAGTCAGGCGAACATCCATTTCCTGAATTCGCCGCTCTATTGCAATTTTCAGAGCAACGCGGTCTGCGGCAACCCGACCTTCGTGTTCAAGAACAGCAATTTCACCTACTTCCCGGCGTCGAGCTGGATGGCGCAGGCAAAAACGCGGATCGGCCGCGATTTCCACGTCCATGCCGGGATTTACGAAGTCAATCCCGAGCGCAAGCGGCCCGACGATAACGGCTTCACCTTCAACCTGCGCGGGGCGACGGGCTACATCGTGCCATGGGAGGTTGAGTATCGACCCGCCGATCTGGGCGGCACCGGTCTGCCGGGAAGCTATATCATCGGCGGCTGGATCGACCGGGGCGACTATGCCGATCCGCTGCTGGACGATGCGGGCGGCATCGCCATCCTATCCGGCCGCGCTCCGGCGACCCGCAAGGGCCGCTCGGGCATCTATTTCCGCGCGCAGCAGCAGGTCACCGGTCAGGGCGGCGACGATCCCCGCGGGCTTTCGCTGTTCGGCGTGGCGATGACCAATCTTTCAGGCCGGGTGGAGCTCAGCCATTTCCTCGATTTCGGCATCGTGCAGACGGGCACCTTTGCCGGGCGCGACCGGGATACGATCGGCTTCGTCATCAGCGACCAGCGCTTCTCCGATCTGGCGATGGAGCGCATGCGCTCGGCGCGCGTTGCGGCGGGCGGCGATAGCGATATCAACCGGCATCAATATATGTTGGAGCTGGCCTATGGCGTGCATCTGACGTCCGCGATCCGCGTCTCGCCCAATATCCAGTACATCCTCCATCCCGATCAGACCGGCGCGCCGGAACGGACCCGAGACATTCGAGACGCGCTGGTACTTGGCTTCAAGTTCACCATTGACGCACCGACGCTGCTGGGCCGCTGA
- a CDS encoding PTS fructose transporter subunit IIC codes for MSRYYAIVDDAQAGVRAFLAAEALRQAAQGSGRAITVEVRSEQGVVGALPDGAPTHGDVLVLVGPAGAGDEALAARADRHLTLDAVLANPQGALGDPSDYAAEAATGKRIVAVTSCPTGIAHTFMAAEGLQEGAERLGHDIRVETQGSVGAGTPLTAEEIAAADIVIIAADREVDRARFAGKRVFTSSTKPAISGGAQLIERALTEAQTQAGVVAEATAADAGGTAREQERTGPYKHLMTGVSFMLPFVVAGGLLIAMAFALGGIDVNAEAARGTFANALFRIGAEGAFALFVPALAGYIAFSIADRPGIAPGMVGGLLANSLGAGFLGGILAGFVAGYAVHWLNRMIVLPKNLRGLMPVLVLPVLGTFATGLLMIYVVGTPVASAVALLTEWLRAMQGSSALLLGALLGAMMALDMGGPVNKAAYAFAIGVLTSGIYGPMAAVMAAGMCPPLAAALATRLFRSRFSPEEREAGGAAAVLGLAFVTEGAIPFAARDPLRMIPAFIGGSALAGALSMALGAQLRVPHGGVFVLPIPGAVTHLGLYTLSILAGTLLSAVLIGLLKRTAPPAAIETAM; via the coding sequence GTGAGCCGATATTATGCCATCGTCGACGATGCGCAGGCGGGCGTGCGCGCCTTTCTGGCGGCCGAAGCCCTGCGCCAAGCCGCGCAAGGGAGCGGACGCGCCATTACTGTCGAAGTACGCAGCGAGCAGGGCGTGGTCGGCGCTCTTCCCGACGGCGCGCCCACCCATGGGGACGTTCTGGTGCTGGTCGGACCTGCCGGGGCGGGCGACGAAGCGCTCGCCGCCCGCGCCGATCGCCATCTCACGCTCGATGCCGTGCTTGCCAATCCCCAGGGCGCCCTTGGCGATCCGAGTGACTATGCTGCCGAAGCGGCGACCGGAAAGCGCATTGTCGCGGTGACGTCCTGCCCCACCGGCATCGCGCACACTTTCATGGCGGCCGAGGGGCTGCAGGAAGGCGCGGAGCGGCTGGGCCATGATATCCGCGTCGAGACGCAGGGGTCGGTCGGCGCGGGCACGCCGCTCACCGCCGAAGAGATCGCAGCCGCCGACATCGTCATCATCGCCGCCGATCGCGAAGTGGACCGGGCGCGCTTCGCCGGCAAACGGGTCTTCACCTCCAGCACCAAGCCCGCCATTTCAGGTGGCGCGCAGCTAATCGAGCGCGCGCTGACGGAGGCGCAGACGCAAGCCGGAGTGGTGGCGGAAGCGACTGCGGCAGATGCCGGCGGGACTGCCCGCGAGCAGGAACGCACCGGGCCGTACAAACATCTGATGACGGGCGTCTCCTTCATGCTGCCCTTCGTGGTGGCGGGCGGCCTCCTTATCGCCATGGCCTTCGCGCTTGGCGGCATCGACGTCAACGCCGAGGCGGCGCGAGGCACCTTCGCGAATGCGCTGTTCCGGATCGGCGCGGAAGGCGCGTTTGCGCTGTTCGTGCCGGCGCTGGCGGGATACATTGCCTTTTCCATCGCCGACCGACCCGGCATCGCGCCGGGCATGGTCGGCGGGTTGCTCGCCAATTCGCTGGGCGCAGGGTTCCTGGGCGGGATATTGGCCGGGTTCGTGGCGGGATATGCCGTTCACTGGCTGAACCGTATGATCGTCCTGCCCAAGAATCTGCGCGGACTAATGCCGGTGTTGGTGTTGCCGGTGCTGGGCACGTTCGCGACCGGGCTGCTGATGATCTATGTTGTCGGCACCCCCGTCGCCTCGGCGGTCGCTCTGCTCACCGAATGGCTCCGCGCAATGCAGGGATCGAGCGCTCTCCTGCTCGGCGCACTGCTGGGGGCGATGATGGCGCTCGATATGGGCGGCCCTGTCAACAAGGCTGCCTATGCGTTCGCTATCGGCGTACTCACGAGCGGCATTTACGGACCGATGGCGGCGGTAATGGCCGCCGGCATGTGCCCGCCGCTGGCCGCGGCGCTCGCGACGCGGCTGTTCAGGAGCCGCTTCTCGCCCGAAGAGCGCGAGGCCGGTGGCGCCGCGGCGGTGCTCGGGCTCGCCTTCGTCACGGAAGGGGCGATCCCCTTTGCCGCTCGCGATCCCTTGCGGATGATCCCCGCCTTTATCGGCGGCTCCGCGCTTGCGGGCGCACTGTCCATGGCGCTGGGCGCGCAATTGCGGGTGCCGCATGGCGGCGTGTTCGTGCTGCCTATCCCCGGCGCCGTCACCCATCTGGGGCTCTACACCCTTTCGATCCTGGCAGGCACGCTATTGAGCGCGGTGCTGATCGGCCTTCTCAAGCGCACCGCGCCCCCCGCAGCAATCGAAACGGCGATGTAA
- the pfkB gene encoding 1-phosphofructokinase — MNILTVTLNPAIDETVVLDRLEVGAVHRARQVRQNAGGKGVNVASCLADWGTPVEAHGLLGADNAASFDALFAAKAIGDRMIRIPGSTRVNLKIVDDAGTTDINMAGIAIDGKVAHEMTEALRRRLQAGDLLILSGSLPPGARPDLYADITAMAKRAGARVLLDTSGTPWRLALTADILPDAVKPNRHELSEWLGRPIETREDLLKAVDRLRADGVELVVISAGEDGALFASNEGALTGRLQIGDLASTVGAGDAMVAGIAAALAEGAGLERIARLSTAFAVAKLGMAGPNLPELGTVQALAREVVVEWLPGPAQALNDRPGERGEKK, encoded by the coding sequence ATGAACATCCTCACCGTCACCCTCAACCCCGCCATCGACGAGACGGTGGTGTTGGACCGACTGGAAGTCGGCGCGGTCCACCGCGCGCGTCAGGTACGCCAGAATGCAGGCGGCAAGGGCGTGAACGTCGCCTCCTGCCTCGCCGACTGGGGTACGCCCGTCGAGGCACACGGTTTGCTGGGGGCGGACAATGCCGCTTCCTTCGATGCGCTGTTCGCGGCCAAGGCTATCGGGGATCGGATGATCCGGATTCCGGGCTCGACCCGCGTCAATCTGAAGATCGTCGACGATGCCGGAACCACAGACATCAACATGGCAGGCATCGCGATTGATGGGAAAGTCGCGCACGAAATGACGGAGGCCCTGCGGCGCCGGCTGCAGGCGGGCGACCTTCTGATCCTCTCGGGCAGCTTGCCGCCCGGCGCGCGCCCCGATCTTTACGCGGATATCACGGCAATGGCGAAGCGCGCGGGCGCCCGCGTGCTCCTCGATACCAGCGGTACACCCTGGCGGCTCGCGCTCACGGCGGACATCCTGCCCGATGCGGTGAAGCCGAACCGACACGAGCTGAGCGAATGGCTCGGTCGGCCGATCGAGACACGCGAAGACCTGCTGAAGGCCGTCGACCGCCTGCGCGCGGACGGAGTGGAACTGGTGGTGATCTCGGCCGGCGAGGACGGGGCGCTGTTCGCCTCGAATGAGGGGGCGCTCACGGGCCGACTCCAGATTGGCGACCTCGCCAGCACGGTGGGCGCGGGCGATGCGATGGTGGCGGGTATCGCCGCCGCACTCGCCGAGGGCGCCGGCCTCGAACGGATCGCTCGACTTTCCACCGCTTTCGCGGTGGCGAAGCTGGGCATGGCCGGGCCGAACCTGCCTGAATTGGGCACCGTGCAGGCCCTGGCTCGGGAGGTGGTGGTCGAATGGCTTCCCGGGCCGGCGCAAGCGCTCAACGATCGGCCGGGTGAACGGGGAGAGAAAAAGTGA
- the ptsP gene encoding phosphoenolpyruvate--protein phosphotransferase has protein sequence MLADSARVRGAEGTTHVRIGAEAASKEDAIRQAGQILVAAGTVEAGYVQSMLSREDVANTFLGSGVAIPHGLKEDRALVRHDGIAVLQVPDGVEWNPGQTARLVVGIAANSDSHIAILRRLTRLIQDEARLEALIASDDPEAIARALEGEETAAAPAEAATDYAQTAEWTVDYPAGLHARPASAWVETAKGTEARLRVRHGNYVADPRSLISLLQLGLREGDRLILSAEGTDARAALDALVKTARNLTARERRDAELAAEKQRAPVTGWKPEGDIAMIAGVAASPGIAIGTIHVLAAPDLDVPDTPVDLVAGGAELDEALTRTRAQMKSLIDDTTRRLGASDAAIFRAQAELLDDTDLITLTCQLMVQGHGVAWSWHEAVGRVAGQLSALGNPVLAARAADLHDVGRRVLAQIDSSLAIGTSDDLPDEGAILVASDLSPSDTATLDPARVAGIATVLGGPTSHSAILARTLGLPSVVAGGARLLGVASGTTAIVDGDGGRVWIDPTEADLASARAWIAAQQERRAAEEAERGRPATTTDGVQIEIAANVNRPDQVPFALAQGGEAVGLMRTEFLFLEARHSPDEDEQYATYRGMIDALEGRPLIVRALDIGGDKQVPHLDLPEEENPFLGVRGARLLLRRPDLLDPQLRALYRAAKDAGADGGGLSIMFPMITSVWELVRLRARCEEIRAALDAPKVPVGIMIEVPAAAVQARALAQHADFFSVGTNDLTQYALAIDRQNPELAAEADSLHPAVLNLIATCVEGAKAHGRPVGVCGGIAGDPFGAALLAGLGVGELSMTPRDIPAVKARLRRAAMAELRDLAQRALAASDPGEVRALDEQNIGAAGSCE, from the coding sequence ATGTTGGCAGATAGCGCTCGGGTCCGCGGTGCCGAGGGCACCACCCATGTCAGAATCGGGGCTGAGGCCGCGTCGAAAGAGGATGCAATCCGGCAAGCCGGCCAGATCCTCGTCGCGGCCGGCACGGTCGAGGCCGGATACGTCCAGTCGATGCTGTCGCGGGAGGACGTGGCCAACACCTTCCTGGGTTCAGGCGTAGCCATCCCGCACGGATTGAAGGAAGATCGCGCGCTGGTTCGCCACGATGGCATTGCCGTGCTGCAGGTGCCGGACGGCGTCGAATGGAATCCGGGGCAGACCGCCCGCCTCGTGGTGGGCATCGCCGCCAATTCGGACAGCCATATCGCCATTTTGCGGCGGCTGACCCGACTGATTCAGGACGAAGCCCGGCTCGAAGCGCTGATCGCGAGCGACGATCCCGAAGCGATCGCCCGCGCGCTCGAAGGCGAGGAAACCGCCGCCGCGCCCGCCGAGGCGGCTACCGATTATGCGCAAACCGCGGAATGGACGGTCGATTATCCCGCCGGCCTTCACGCCCGCCCCGCTTCGGCCTGGGTGGAGACGGCGAAGGGCACCGAGGCGCGCCTGCGAGTGCGTCATGGGAATTATGTGGCCGATCCGCGCAGCCTCATATCGCTGCTCCAGCTTGGATTGCGCGAAGGCGACCGGCTGATACTCTCTGCCGAGGGGACGGATGCACGCGCGGCGCTTGACGCGCTGGTGAAGACCGCGCGCAACCTCACCGCGCGTGAGCGCCGCGACGCAGAACTCGCGGCGGAGAAGCAACGCGCGCCAGTGACGGGATGGAAGCCGGAAGGGGATATAGCTATGATCGCCGGTGTCGCGGCCAGCCCCGGCATCGCCATCGGCACCATCCACGTCCTCGCCGCGCCCGATCTCGACGTGCCCGATACGCCGGTCGATCTCGTCGCTGGCGGGGCCGAACTTGACGAGGCGTTGACGCGCACGCGCGCTCAGATGAAGTCGCTGATCGATGATACGACGCGGCGGCTGGGCGCTTCCGATGCCGCGATCTTCCGTGCCCAGGCCGAACTGCTCGACGATACCGACCTCATCACACTCACCTGTCAGCTGATGGTGCAGGGCCACGGCGTCGCATGGTCTTGGCACGAGGCGGTGGGGCGCGTGGCCGGCCAGCTTTCGGCGTTGGGCAATCCGGTGCTCGCGGCCCGGGCCGCCGATCTCCACGATGTCGGCCGCCGGGTACTCGCGCAGATCGACTCGTCGCTCGCCATAGGAACGTCGGACGACCTGCCCGACGAGGGCGCCATCCTGGTGGCATCGGACTTGTCTCCGTCAGATACTGCGACGCTCGATCCCGCGCGTGTGGCCGGCATCGCCACCGTGCTGGGCGGGCCGACATCGCATAGCGCCATCCTCGCGCGCACGCTCGGACTGCCGTCGGTGGTCGCGGGCGGCGCGCGGCTGCTGGGAGTGGCATCGGGCACCACCGCCATCGTCGATGGTGATGGCGGGCGGGTGTGGATCGATCCGACAGAGGCCGATCTCGCTTCCGCGCGGGCGTGGATCGCTGCGCAGCAAGAGCGCCGCGCCGCCGAAGAGGCGGAACGTGGTCGCCCGGCAACGACCACGGACGGCGTGCAGATCGAAATCGCGGCCAATGTGAACCGTCCCGATCAGGTGCCCTTCGCGCTCGCGCAGGGGGGCGAGGCCGTGGGCCTGATGCGCACCGAATTCCTGTTCCTCGAAGCGCGACACAGCCCGGACGAGGACGAACAATATGCGACCTATCGCGGCATGATCGATGCGTTGGAAGGTCGGCCGCTGATCGTGCGCGCGCTGGATATCGGCGGCGACAAGCAGGTGCCGCATCTCGACCTGCCGGAAGAGGAAAACCCATTTCTTGGCGTGCGCGGCGCGCGGCTGCTGCTGCGCCGGCCTGATCTGCTCGATCCGCAATTGCGCGCGCTTTACCGCGCGGCAAAGGACGCGGGCGCCGATGGCGGCGGCCTGTCGATCATGTTCCCGATGATCACATCGGTATGGGAACTGGTGCGGCTGCGCGCACGGTGCGAGGAGATTCGCGCAGCGCTGGACGCGCCCAAGGTCCCCGTGGGCATCATGATCGAGGTTCCCGCGGCAGCCGTGCAAGCGCGCGCACTGGCGCAGCATGCCGACTTCTTCTCGGTCGGCACCAACGATCTCACCCAATATGCGCTGGCCATCGATCGCCAGAACCCGGAGCTTGCCGCCGAGGCGGACAGCCTGCACCCTGCTGTGCTCAACCTCATCGCAACCTGCGTGGAAGGTGCGAAGGCCCATGGCCGCCCGGTGGGCGTATGCGGCGGGATCGCCGGCGATCCCTTCGGCGCGGCGTTGCTGGCGGGGCTGGGCGTCGGCGAATTATCGATGACCCCGCGCGATATTCCTGCGGTGAAAGCGCGGTTGCGCCGCGCCGCGATGGCCGAACTGCGCGACCTGGCGCAGCGCGCCCTCGCCGCGTCCGATCCGGGCGAGGTGCGCGCGCTCGACGAACAGAACATTGGCGCAGCGGGAAGCTGCGAATGA
- a CDS encoding LacI family DNA-binding transcriptional regulator — MAVGIRDVAREAGVSPATVSRVLAGKAVDRSMRERVLAAVTATGYRPNLAARRLRSQRSETIGLIVADIRNPFFTAVSRTIEMIAAERGLRLILSNTDEDSAKEAAYLDLMEQERVNGVILAPARSTDRPPEHDFPMVLIDRNVPGSALDCVTLDNEAMAAALVDHLAANGHRRITGLFGADSDTGRARRIGFERAGARLGLTTMGHAVPHAECEGAATLRALLEGRERPDAIVASNGVMLLNALRALREIGLRVPDDVALAGFDNNDWMEFVGGGLTVIEQPVNEIGRTAMTMLLDRIANPGVPARKVVLQGRMIERGSSVRHTQGAWSKE, encoded by the coding sequence ATGGCTGTCGGCATACGCGATGTGGCGCGAGAGGCCGGGGTTTCTCCCGCCACCGTCTCGCGCGTGCTTGCCGGAAAGGCGGTCGATCGCTCCATGCGCGAGCGCGTGCTGGCAGCGGTGACGGCAACCGGATATCGTCCCAATCTGGCCGCACGGCGTCTGCGTTCGCAGCGATCCGAGACGATCGGGCTGATCGTCGCCGATATCCGCAATCCCTTCTTCACCGCCGTTTCGCGAACCATCGAGATGATCGCGGCGGAGCGTGGACTGCGGCTGATTCTCAGCAATACGGACGAGGACTCGGCGAAGGAGGCTGCCTACCTTGACCTGATGGAGCAGGAACGGGTCAACGGCGTGATCCTTGCTCCCGCGCGGTCCACCGACCGGCCGCCGGAACATGACTTTCCGATGGTGCTGATCGACCGCAACGTGCCCGGCAGCGCGCTCGATTGCGTGACACTCGACAACGAAGCGATGGCCGCCGCGCTGGTCGACCATCTCGCCGCGAACGGCCACCGGCGCATCACGGGGCTGTTCGGCGCTGATAGCGATACCGGTCGCGCGCGCCGCATCGGCTTCGAACGCGCCGGCGCCCGACTCGGCCTCACCACGATGGGACACGCCGTCCCCCACGCCGAATGCGAGGGCGCCGCCACGCTGCGCGCACTTCTCGAAGGAAGGGAACGGCCGGATGCGATTGTCGCTAGTAACGGTGTGATGCTTTTGAACGCGCTACGCGCGCTGCGCGAGATCGGTCTACGGGTGCCCGACGATGTCGCCCTAGCGGGTTTCGACAACAATGACTGGATGGAATTCGTCGGTGGCGGACTGACTGTAATCGAACAGCCCGTCAACGAGATCGGACGCACAGCGATGACCATGCTGCTGGACCGGATAGCGAACCCCGGCGTACCCGCCCGCAAGGTGGTGCTGCAGGGCCGCATGATAGAGCGCGGCTCGTCCGTACGACATACACAGGGCGCCTGGAGCAAGGAATGA